A single region of the Aeromonas hydrophila subsp. hydrophila ATCC 7966 genome encodes:
- a CDS encoding lipase secretion chaperone, whose amino-acid sequence MNKAWLMAAPLGAALLLGGWQLWPAPNSTPATPPVDEAGPSSPLARQAASSPDESSLQARYEAFLAAEGSLTVPTDPGLASLQVLFDEREQLRQQSFTPAEQEQLFAEDRLMEQWTLRRKALAEAGDADKPLLASELELWLAEQPQWFREAEANSRLLGDLQSLERLPAAERDAVLREQLGPEAADRLHQLAESQQGFEQQLAGYLAESKPLPAERRAEQQPEILARWFEPDQWRRVEALTRLRLGE is encoded by the coding sequence ATGAACAAGGCATGGCTGATGGCCGCTCCGCTGGGTGCGGCCCTGCTGCTGGGCGGCTGGCAGCTGTGGCCCGCCCCGAACTCCACCCCAGCCACTCCCCCGGTGGACGAGGCCGGGCCGAGCTCCCCCCTGGCCCGGCAAGCGGCCTCCTCGCCCGATGAGAGCTCGCTGCAGGCCCGCTATGAAGCCTTTCTCGCCGCCGAGGGCAGCCTGACGGTACCGACCGATCCGGGCCTGGCCAGCCTGCAGGTGCTGTTCGACGAGCGCGAGCAGTTGCGCCAGCAGAGCTTCACCCCGGCCGAGCAGGAGCAGCTGTTTGCCGAAGATCGGCTGATGGAGCAGTGGACCCTGCGCCGCAAGGCGCTGGCGGAGGCTGGCGATGCCGACAAGCCGCTGCTGGCGAGCGAGCTTGAGCTCTGGCTAGCGGAGCAGCCCCAGTGGTTTCGGGAGGCGGAGGCCAACAGCCGCCTGCTCGGCGACCTGCAGAGTCTGGAGCGGCTGCCGGCGGCCGAGCGTGACGCCGTGCTGCGCGAGCAGCTGGGGCCGGAGGCGGCGGACCGGCTGCACCAGCTGGCGGAGAGTCAGCAGGGGTTCGAGCAGCAGCTGGCCGGCTATCTGGCCGAGAGCAAGCCCCTGCCCGCCGAGCGGCGGGCCGAACAGCAACCGGAGATCCTGGCGCGCTGGTTCGAGCCCGACCAATGGCGGCGGGTGGAGGCCCTCACCCGGCTCAGGCTGGGCGAGTAA